A genomic window from Caballeronia sp. SBC1 includes:
- a CDS encoding EscU/YscU/HrcU family type III secretion system export apparatus switch protein yields the protein MRNDSRKQATALTYDTKNPDAAPRVVAKGYGLVAEMIVQRAKDAGLYVHESPEMVSLLMQVDLDSRIPPALYQAVAELLAWLYRLENGVEVGPPPEVDPAIPVRKGRSRAA from the coding sequence CTGCGCAACGATTCGCGCAAACAGGCGACCGCGCTCACCTACGACACCAAAAACCCCGATGCCGCGCCGCGCGTGGTCGCGAAGGGCTACGGGCTGGTGGCGGAAATGATCGTGCAGCGCGCAAAGGACGCGGGGCTGTATGTGCACGAATCGCCGGAGATGGTGTCGCTGCTGATGCAGGTCGACCTGGACTCGCGCATCCCGCCGGCGCTTTATCAGGCGGTGGCAGAACTGCTCGCGTGGTTGTATCGGCTGGAAAACGGAGTGGAGGTGGGACCGCCGCCCGAAGTGGACCCGGCAATTCCAGTGCGCAAGGGGCGTAGCCGCGCGGCTTGA
- a CDS encoding flagellar hook-length control protein FliK, with product MTGLDSAVSALLASRTDMLLSALNTQTSSTAPQANTTQLSVDTPRVATPAAVISAYAAAGPSTQTALSEIARTLDIISRFGGSATPALLGSSPLWPTAPRLVVAASAFESLSGSLFSSSSASAASAVNPPAPPLPAPVLAAMLARTVVDSGLFYENHIALWLGGQRSLASLRNEPQARVDKLASELPSDSFPAAGSGDAAPNVWIDETLLPPTFAAADTPDAPNSMRPVPTPQTPQQAAALAASVREMPTSVFSSAAPGAGTAGMGTLPSAAHLQDSAVQAAIASGIHPSTIPLVRQQLDMLASDQFRWSGEAWPGAKFEWEIQPQNRAPYGRDAFQDSGAGTSSADTDRAWHTRVTLSLPTLGNVDADLVLTGQQLVVRLNASEGGATRLAADGDHFRQQLDAAGLQLAGLTVHARDALADLAADPAFPHFTDVAKVTDVAGAAPSAGSET from the coding sequence ATGACTGGACTGGACTCCGCCGTCTCTGCGCTGCTCGCCAGCCGCACTGACATGCTGTTGTCCGCGCTCAATACGCAGACCAGTTCTACCGCGCCCCAAGCCAATACCACGCAACTTTCCGTCGATACCCCGCGGGTCGCCACGCCCGCGGCTGTTATCAGCGCGTACGCCGCGGCCGGCCCGTCGACGCAAACCGCGTTGAGCGAGATCGCGCGTACGCTCGACATCATTTCGCGGTTCGGCGGCAGCGCAACGCCCGCTTTGCTCGGCAGCTCGCCGTTGTGGCCAACCGCGCCGCGCCTGGTCGTGGCCGCCAGTGCGTTCGAGAGCCTGTCCGGGTCGTTGTTTTCCTCCAGTTCCGCGAGTGCCGCGAGCGCGGTCAACCCGCCTGCGCCGCCTTTGCCCGCGCCTGTGCTGGCGGCAATGCTGGCGCGGACTGTCGTGGATAGCGGCCTTTTCTACGAAAACCATATCGCGCTGTGGCTGGGCGGACAGCGTTCGCTTGCGTCGCTGCGAAATGAGCCCCAGGCGCGCGTGGACAAACTGGCAAGCGAATTGCCGTCGGATTCTTTCCCGGCTGCGGGCTCGGGCGACGCTGCGCCCAATGTTTGGATCGACGAAACGCTGCTGCCGCCCACTTTCGCCGCTGCCGATACCCCCGACGCGCCCAATTCCATGCGTCCCGTGCCCACGCCGCAAACGCCGCAGCAGGCGGCGGCGCTGGCGGCATCGGTGCGCGAGATGCCCACGAGCGTGTTTTCATCAGCGGCGCCGGGGGCCGGGACAGCGGGAATGGGCACGTTGCCATCGGCCGCGCATTTGCAGGATTCGGCCGTGCAGGCTGCGATTGCCTCAGGCATTCATCCATCGACTATTCCGCTGGTCCGCCAGCAGCTCGACATGCTTGCTTCCGATCAGTTTCGCTGGTCGGGCGAAGCGTGGCCGGGCGCGAAGTTCGAGTGGGAAATCCAGCCGCAGAACCGCGCTCCCTATGGGCGTGATGCGTTTCAGGATAGCGGCGCGGGGACAAGTTCGGCCGATACTGATCGCGCCTGGCACACGCGCGTCACGCTGAGCTTGCCCACGCTCGGCAATGTGGACGCCGATCTGGTGCTCACCGGCCAGCAACTGGTGGTGCGGCTGAATGCAAGCGAGGGCGGCGCCACCCGTCTTGCCGCCGATGGCGATCATTTCCGGCAACAACTCGACGCCGCGGGATTGCAGCTTGCCGGGTTGACGGTGCACGCACGCGACGCGCTGGCCGACTTGGCCGCTGATCCGGCGTTCCCCCATTTCACCGATGTCGCCAAGGTCACTGATGTCGCAGGCGCAGCGCCGTCGGCCGGGAGCGAAACGTGA
- a CDS encoding flagellar protein FliT, whose amino-acid sequence MKTTQEYFAHYEAIAALSACMLAAARSGEWGELKTMQSTYRELVDGLREVDPSSELDDTARARKLELVRRILADDAAIRDLSTPSLARLSAALFSVNRPVRVLKKMVGFR is encoded by the coding sequence ATGAAAACCACACAAGAATATTTCGCTCATTATGAAGCGATTGCCGCACTTTCTGCGTGCATGCTGGCCGCAGCACGCAGTGGAGAATGGGGCGAACTGAAGACCATGCAGAGCACGTACCGGGAGTTGGTCGACGGCTTGAGAGAAGTCGACCCCAGTTCCGAACTGGACGACACCGCGCGTGCCCGCAAGCTCGAACTGGTGCGCCGGATTCTGGCCGACGACGCCGCTATTCGTGACCTCAGCACCCCCAGCCTCGCGCGTTTGTCCGCAGCGTTATTCAGCGTGAACAGGCCCGTGCGAGTTTTGAAGAAGATGGTCGGGTTTCGCTAG
- the fliS gene encoding flagellar export chaperone FliS, which produces MFSQAHGGANAYARVGVQTGVMGASPHRLVAMLYQGARQAIAQARMHLQQGNIPARGEAITKAISIIESGLQQSLNLDVGGDIAARLDALYTYMAHRLLEANVRQSEEVLVEIDGLLATLEEAWMAIAPDAAKMAAA; this is translated from the coding sequence ATGTTTTCCCAGGCACACGGTGGAGCCAACGCTTATGCGCGCGTCGGCGTTCAGACAGGGGTAATGGGCGCGAGCCCGCACAGGCTGGTCGCCATGTTGTATCAGGGTGCGAGACAGGCAATTGCCCAGGCGCGGATGCACCTGCAACAGGGCAATATCCCGGCGCGCGGCGAGGCGATCACGAAAGCGATCAGCATTATTGAAAGCGGTTTGCAGCAATCGCTCAACCTGGACGTCGGCGGGGATATCGCGGCACGCCTGGACGCGTTGTACACCTACATGGCGCACCGGTTACTGGAAGCGAATGTGCGTCAGAGCGAAGAGGTGCTGGTGGAGATCGATGGCCTGCTGGCGACCCTGGAGGAAGCCTGGATGGCGATTGCACCCGATGCAGCAAAAATGGCTGCGGCGTGA
- the fliE gene encoding flagellar hook-basal body complex protein FliE, with translation MNAPISPLSSALQQIQTMSTQAAGGAGQVASGSVVPESGAVSTGSFADALKSSLDSISSSQNTAITQAHAFEVGAPNVSLNDVMIDMQKANVGFQFGLQVRNKLVSAYNDIMNISV, from the coding sequence ATGAATGCTCCTATCAGCCCGCTGAGTTCGGCGCTCCAGCAAATACAGACCATGTCGACGCAGGCTGCGGGCGGTGCCGGCCAGGTCGCGAGCGGAAGCGTCGTGCCCGAATCGGGTGCAGTGAGCACCGGCAGTTTCGCCGACGCGCTGAAGTCGTCTCTCGACAGCATCAGCAGCAGCCAGAACACCGCGATCACCCAGGCGCACGCGTTCGAAGTGGGCGCGCCAAACGTTTCGCTGAACGACGTGATGATCGACATGCAGAAGGCGAACGTGGGCTTCCAGTTTGGTCTGCAGGTCCGCAACAAGCTTGTGTCGGCCTACAACGACATCATGAACATCTCGGTATGA
- the fliG gene encoding flagellar motor switch protein FliG yields MNAEGLNKAALLLMSIGESEAAEVFKYLGPREVQKIGATMATLKNVTREQLDNVMTEFVQEAEQHTALSLDSSEYIRAVLTKALGENKAGALIDRILQGSDTSGIEGLKWMDSAAVAELIKNEHPQIIATILVHLDRDQASEIVALMTERLRNDVLLRIATLDGIQPAALRELDDVLTTLLSGSDNLKRAPMGGIRTAAEILNFMSTAHEESVIENVKEFDAELAQKIIDQMFVFENLLELDDRAIQLLLKEVESETLIISLKGAQPPLRQKFLANMSQRAAELLAEDLDSRGPVRLSEVETQQRKILQIVRNLAESGQIQLGGKAEDAYV; encoded by the coding sequence ATGAACGCTGAAGGCCTCAATAAAGCCGCGCTCCTGCTGATGTCGATTGGCGAATCCGAAGCGGCGGAAGTGTTCAAGTACCTTGGACCGCGCGAGGTGCAGAAGATCGGCGCGACCATGGCGACGTTGAAAAATGTGACGCGTGAACAGCTCGATAACGTGATGACCGAGTTCGTTCAGGAAGCCGAGCAGCACACCGCGCTGTCGCTTGATTCGAGCGAATATATCCGGGCGGTGCTGACCAAGGCGCTTGGCGAAAACAAGGCGGGCGCGCTGATCGACCGGATCCTGCAGGGCAGCGATACCAGCGGCATTGAAGGGCTAAAGTGGATGGATTCGGCCGCCGTCGCCGAACTGATCAAGAATGAGCATCCGCAGATCATTGCGACCATCCTGGTTCACCTGGACCGCGACCAGGCGTCCGAGATCGTGGCGCTGATGACCGAGCGTTTGCGCAACGACGTGCTGCTGCGCATTGCCACGCTCGACGGCATCCAGCCGGCCGCGCTGCGCGAACTTGACGATGTGCTGACCACCCTGCTCTCCGGCAGCGACAACCTGAAGCGCGCACCAATGGGCGGTATCCGCACGGCGGCGGAAATTCTCAACTTCATGTCGACGGCGCACGAGGAATCCGTGATCGAAAACGTGAAGGAATTCGATGCGGAACTGGCGCAGAAGATCATCGATCAAATGTTTGTGTTCGAGAACTTGCTCGAACTCGACGACCGCGCAATCCAGTTGCTGCTGAAAGAAGTGGAATCAGAAACGCTGATCATCTCGCTGAAGGGTGCACAACCGCCGCTGCGGCAGAAATTCCTCGCGAACATGTCGCAGCGCGCCGCCGAACTGCTGGCCGAAGATCTCGACTCGCGCGGCCCGGTGCGGCTCTCGGAAGTCGAAACGCAGCAGCGCAAGATCCTGCAGATCGTGCGCAACCTGGCCGAATCGGGTCAGATCCAGTTAGGCGGCAAGGCCGAGGACGCATATGTCTGA
- the fliH gene encoding flagellar assembly protein FliH, which produces MSDAAEAAKKAHAADAAKKARMSAYQRWEMASFDPVPVDRSGADQAALEKHLRRVRDEAHAQGLASGHVAGQAMGYKAGYDQGYEQGVEEGRRAARAEATRLAQMADTFKTALQAADAVVAEALTALALDIAQQVVSQHLTLDPTAVLAVARSVIAAEPALAGAPYLTVNPADLPIVEAYLLEELQAAGWSVRTDPDIERGGCRAHAASGEVDATNVTRWERVAAALGRSQPW; this is translated from the coding sequence ATGTCTGACGCTGCCGAAGCCGCCAAGAAGGCTCACGCTGCCGATGCGGCCAAAAAGGCCCGCATGTCCGCTTATCAGCGCTGGGAGATGGCGTCGTTCGATCCGGTTCCGGTCGATCGCAGCGGCGCCGATCAAGCTGCGCTGGAAAAGCACTTGCGCCGTGTTCGCGATGAAGCGCACGCGCAGGGGCTGGCATCGGGCCATGTGGCGGGTCAGGCAATGGGCTACAAGGCCGGTTACGACCAGGGTTACGAACAAGGCGTGGAAGAAGGCCGCCGCGCCGCACGGGCGGAAGCCACGCGGCTGGCGCAGATGGCCGATACCTTCAAGACCGCGCTGCAAGCCGCAGACGCGGTCGTTGCCGAGGCGCTGACGGCGCTGGCGCTGGACATCGCGCAGCAAGTGGTTTCGCAGCATCTGACACTCGATCCGACCGCGGTGCTGGCGGTCGCGCGCTCGGTGATCGCGGCCGAACCGGCGTTGGCCGGCGCGCCGTATCTGACAGTGAATCCGGCGGATCTGCCGATTGTCGAAGCGTATTTGCTGGAAGAGCTTCAGGCGGCGGGATGGTCGGTCAGGACCGATCCGGATATTGAGCGCGGCGGTTGCCGGGCGCACGCGGCAAGCGGTGAAGTCGATGCAACCAATGTCACGCGCTGGGAGCGTGTGGCGGCGGCGCTCGGGAGGTCACAGCCGTGGTGA
- the fliI gene encoding flagellar protein export ATPase FliI — protein MNSTHVNASAVRRVTQEGLSELEQELARASFGPLAADDNAEPTIEEIAAQTIVDLADMANNPHLDGWRAQLEASKARSQISKPLRACGRLTRAAGLVLEAVGLKLGVGSECMIELPAGSSIPMAEAEVVGFSGDKLFLMPTTEVSGLLPGARVYPLESAPINDPMAGAKRLPVGWEMLGRVVDASGKPLDGLGPLGSKVDAPLTAPTINPLNREPIHKVLDVGVRAINALLTVGRGQRMGLFAGSGVGKSVLLGTMARYTSAEVIVIGLIGERGREVKEFIEQILGEDGLARSVVVAAPADVSPILRMQGATYATSLAEYFRDQGKHVLLLMDSLTRYAMAQREIALAIGEPPATKGYPPSVFAKLPALVERTGNGREGAGSITAFYTVLTEGDDQQDPIADSARAILDGHIVLSRSLAEAGHYPAIDIEASISRAMTALIDDKHLDRVRLFKQMLSRYQRNRDLINVGAYSTGRDALLDRAIALYPRIEAFLQQGFREQAMFEPSLAQLDALFE, from the coding sequence GTGAACTCGACCCATGTCAATGCGAGCGCTGTGCGCCGCGTCACGCAGGAAGGCTTGAGCGAGCTCGAACAGGAACTGGCGCGCGCGTCGTTCGGGCCGCTCGCTGCGGACGACAACGCCGAACCGACGATCGAAGAAATCGCGGCCCAGACCATTGTCGATCTCGCCGATATGGCGAACAACCCGCATCTGGATGGCTGGCGCGCGCAACTCGAAGCCAGCAAGGCGCGCAGCCAGATATCGAAACCGTTGCGTGCGTGCGGGCGTCTCACGCGTGCAGCCGGCCTGGTTCTGGAAGCCGTGGGATTAAAGCTCGGCGTGGGCTCGGAATGCATGATCGAGTTGCCTGCCGGCAGTTCGATCCCGATGGCCGAGGCCGAAGTCGTCGGTTTCTCCGGCGACAAGCTGTTCCTCATGCCGACCACTGAAGTCTCCGGCCTGTTGCCCGGGGCACGCGTGTATCCGCTGGAAAGCGCACCAATCAATGACCCGATGGCCGGCGCCAAGCGTTTGCCGGTCGGTTGGGAAATGCTTGGCCGTGTGGTCGATGCGTCGGGCAAGCCGCTTGATGGGCTTGGGCCCCTTGGCTCGAAGGTCGATGCGCCGCTGACCGCGCCGACCATCAACCCGCTCAATCGCGAACCTATTCACAAGGTGCTCGACGTCGGCGTGCGCGCGATCAATGCGTTGTTGACCGTGGGACGCGGCCAGCGCATGGGCCTGTTCGCGGGCTCGGGCGTGGGCAAGTCCGTGCTGCTCGGCACCATGGCGCGTTATACGAGCGCCGAAGTGATCGTGATCGGGCTGATTGGTGAACGCGGCCGCGAGGTGAAGGAATTCATCGAGCAGATTCTTGGCGAAGATGGGCTTGCGCGCTCGGTCGTGGTGGCGGCACCGGCGGATGTGTCGCCCATTTTGCGGATGCAGGGCGCGACCTACGCGACCTCGCTAGCCGAATATTTTCGGGATCAGGGCAAACACGTACTGCTGCTGATGGATTCGCTCACGCGCTACGCCATGGCGCAGCGCGAGATTGCGCTCGCGATCGGCGAACCGCCCGCCACCAAAGGGTATCCGCCGTCTGTGTTCGCCAAACTTCCTGCGCTGGTTGAGCGCACCGGGAACGGTCGGGAGGGGGCGGGATCGATCACGGCTTTTTATACGGTCTTGACTGAAGGGGACGATCAGCAAGATCCTATCGCCGATTCAGCGCGCGCCATTCTCGACGGCCATATTGTGTTGTCGCGTTCGTTGGCGGAAGCGGGGCATTACCCGGCCATCGATATTGAAGCGTCCATTAGCCGGGCGATGACGGCGCTGATCGACGACAAGCATCTGGACCGGGTGCGTTTATTCAAGCAGATGTTGTCGCGCTACCAGCGCAACCGCGATTTGATCAATGTAGGCGCGTATTCCACGGGGCGGGATGCGTTACTCGATCGGGCGATTGCGCTGTACCCGCGGATTGAAGCGTTTTTGCAGCAAGGATTTCGTGAGCAAGCCATGTTTGAACCGAGCCTGGCCCAACTCGATGCGTTGTTCGAATAA
- the fliJ gene encoding flagellar export protein FliJ, with the protein MSKHLPINTLINLAEEELEAATKKLGRLQQERDEVETQLNSLITYRDEYHARFTASAQEGTTAQTLRNFQAFVDTLDSAISQQRVLLVGANQRLEAAKPEWQQRKQKLGSYEVLAARGEMVRAKQESRIEQRDSDEHASKMLRMRAEKA; encoded by the coding sequence ATGTCCAAGCATCTGCCGATCAATACCCTGATCAACCTCGCGGAAGAAGAATTGGAGGCTGCCACCAAAAAGCTTGGCAGGCTTCAGCAAGAACGTGACGAGGTGGAGACGCAGTTGAACTCGCTGATTACGTATCGCGACGAGTATCACGCGCGTTTTACCGCGTCGGCGCAGGAAGGCACGACCGCGCAGACGCTGCGCAATTTCCAGGCATTCGTCGATACCCTTGATTCCGCCATCAGCCAGCAGCGCGTGTTGCTCGTGGGCGCGAACCAACGGCTGGAAGCGGCCAAGCCGGAATGGCAGCAGCGCAAGCAGAAGCTGGGGTCTTACGAAGTGCTGGCCGCGCGTGGCGAGATGGTGAGGGCGAAGCAGGAGTCGCGGATCGAACAACGTGATTCCGATGAACACGCTTCCAAGATGTTGCGGATGCGCGCCGAGAAAGCGTGA
- a CDS encoding flagellar hook-length control protein FliK, with the protein MSTVNSASTMLGLSAAQSRNAAATSARDDAAASFVSTLHNITTKANEEAVAQARVQAQAQAAKAAAAASAARGGVHDAPKPDDASTAQAKSAAQADSADQAAAADQTGSASTASSASSSADQTQAATASTAANASTAAANATAADQATQTDADAAKAQPEATAAAAAATAAATAAAMLKARGGAAADPAAASTDPATAAMDADAMGADAMGATSSTQSKNKSSDAKAADDALQAALAQLANTQGAATPSPDAAAVAAAAAANGANAANGANANAGGKGGGSRPSNRAISLTTSSGDGASRTSTTQQAGATSATQQADATAQATATPADDGSAAYKATAEAAAHSASMQAASATASSAPVQSAATAAGSAAIAPHVGSSGWDEAFSQKVVFLSNGHQQSAELTLNPKDLGPLQVVLQVTDNHAHALFVSTHAQVRAAVEAALPTLREAMQGSGISLGSTSVSDGFVGQQASQQGGGASSNAGSGGRGAGGVSGADDGGSVDALSAISMPVRRQVGLVDTFA; encoded by the coding sequence ATGTCGACCGTTAATTCTGCCAGCACCATGCTTGGCTTGAGCGCTGCCCAATCGCGGAATGCGGCGGCAACGTCGGCGCGCGATGACGCGGCGGCATCGTTTGTATCGACGCTGCATAACATAACCACCAAGGCTAACGAGGAAGCGGTCGCGCAGGCGCGCGTGCAAGCGCAGGCGCAGGCGGCGAAAGCTGCTGCGGCGGCATCGGCGGCGCGCGGCGGTGTTCACGACGCGCCCAAGCCCGACGACGCTTCAACTGCGCAGGCTAAATCAGCGGCGCAAGCCGATAGCGCGGATCAGGCGGCGGCAGCGGATCAGACGGGGTCGGCTTCCACGGCTTCGTCTGCTTCATCCTCCGCTGATCAAACACAGGCCGCGACCGCTTCGACGGCGGCGAACGCATCTACGGCGGCGGCTAACGCGACGGCGGCGGATCAGGCGACTCAGACGGATGCGGATGCAGCAAAGGCGCAGCCCGAAGCCACAGCGGCTGCTGCGGCCGCGACTGCAGCGGCGACCGCAGCAGCCATGTTGAAAGCACGAGGTGGTGCGGCCGCCGATCCTGCGGCGGCTTCGACTGACCCGGCTACTGCCGCGATGGATGCGGACGCGATGGGTGCGGACGCGATGGGTGCGACGTCATCCACGCAGTCGAAGAACAAGTCGAGCGACGCCAAGGCTGCGGATGATGCGCTTCAGGCTGCGCTTGCGCAGTTGGCGAATACGCAGGGTGCTGCAACGCCGTCGCCTGATGCAGCGGCGGTGGCAGCCGCTGCAGCGGCGAATGGTGCGAATGCGGCCAACGGTGCGAATGCGAACGCGGGTGGCAAGGGTGGTGGTTCGAGGCCGTCGAACCGGGCGATATCGCTCACAACCTCCTCGGGCGATGGGGCGAGCCGCACATCGACGACGCAGCAAGCTGGCGCGACCTCGGCTACGCAACAGGCCGATGCAACGGCGCAGGCGACCGCGACACCGGCTGATGACGGCAGTGCTGCTTACAAGGCGACTGCTGAGGCTGCTGCACATTCGGCTTCGATGCAGGCTGCTTCGGCGACGGCCAGTAGCGCTCCGGTGCAGAGTGCGGCGACGGCGGCTGGCAGTGCGGCTATTGCGCCGCATGTCGGATCGAGTGGATGGGATGAAGCGTTTAGCCAGAAGGTGGTGTTTCTGTCGAATGGTCATCAGCAGAGTGCTGAATTGACGTTGAACCCGAAGGATCTGGGGCCGTTGCAAGTGGTCTTACAGGTCACGGACAACCATGCCCATGCGTTGTTTGTTTCGACGCACGCGCAGGTTCGGGCGGCGGTCGAGGCGGCGTTACCGACTTTGCGTGAAGCGATGCAAGGCAGCGGGATATCGCTAGGCAGCACGAGCGTAAGCGACGGTTTCGTGGGTCAGCAGGCGAGCCAGCAGGGTGGCGGGGCGTCGTCGAATGCGGGCAGCGGTGGCCGAGGCGCGGGTGGAGTGAGCGGCGCGGATGACGGCGGAAGCGTGGATGCGCTGAGCGCGATCAGCATGCCGGTGCGCAGGCAGGTTGGATTAGTGGATACGTTTGCTTGA
- a CDS encoding PAAR domain-containing protein has product MNRALIKQWDRTTVGGIVTEGVEDMEHEGTRLSFLYAKVSCPVCKTEGIIAPSGARSDDDFMMMNQRPALEFDICECKCEPKPLVLASQHDMTM; this is encoded by the coding sequence ATGAATCGCGCTCTTATCAAGCAGTGGGACCGGACCACGGTTGGCGGAATCGTGACCGAAGGGGTCGAAGACATGGAACATGAAGGGACACGCCTGAGCTTTCTGTATGCGAAAGTTTCGTGTCCTGTCTGCAAGACGGAGGGAATAATAGCTCCGAGTGGCGCGCGCTCCGACGACGATTTTATGATGATGAACCAACGGCCAGCGCTCGAATTTGACATTTGCGAATGCAAATGCGAGCCGAAGCCGCTTGTCCTTGCTTCTCAACATGACATGACGATGTGA
- a CDS encoding phage late control D family protein translates to MGTTRTELPQGPLSGHATYFLQVVGEEQIKDISVMSFMLAEKAGEPYRIEIVATHPTKFKRDLILGHEAKFKIALHGVEPRIWGGRITHFTHLKTTKDQNIYEIVIEAHIGCLNPRTTKTYQHKSGPDVIKEILLRNELMDHQFIFTLRREYPRHAFRFQYDVGDWQFIQILMQQEGIYSYNMQGKHGDVVVFGDDIDHYIYQPTLTAPYREISGLDAAEQSVSVLHTRTNMVPNSILVADYNPDLAWERLKAEVNVAPADPTTYQQPYIYGTMHGF, encoded by the coding sequence ATGGGTACCACGCGCACGGAGTTACCACAAGGCCCGCTTTCAGGACACGCGACCTACTTTCTCCAGGTCGTGGGAGAAGAACAAATCAAGGACATTTCAGTTATGTCCTTCATGCTCGCCGAAAAAGCCGGTGAGCCATACCGCATTGAAATCGTTGCGACACACCCTACCAAGTTCAAACGTGACTTGATTCTCGGCCATGAGGCCAAGTTCAAGATAGCGCTTCACGGCGTGGAACCTCGCATATGGGGTGGGCGGATTACGCACTTCACCCACCTGAAGACGACGAAAGATCAGAATATCTATGAAATCGTGATCGAGGCGCATATTGGTTGCCTTAATCCGCGTACAACCAAGACGTACCAACACAAGAGCGGGCCGGACGTTATCAAAGAAATCTTGCTGCGTAATGAACTCATGGACCACCAGTTCATTTTCACGCTGCGTCGTGAGTACCCGCGGCACGCGTTCCGGTTCCAGTACGACGTGGGGGACTGGCAGTTTATCCAGATCTTAATGCAGCAAGAAGGCATTTATAGCTACAACATGCAGGGAAAGCATGGGGACGTTGTGGTGTTCGGTGACGATATAGACCATTACATTTATCAGCCCACGCTCACCGCGCCTTACCGTGAAATTTCCGGGCTAGATGCCGCCGAGCAATCCGTGTCCGTACTGCATACGCGTACTAACATGGTTCCAAACTCCATCCTTGTGGCGGATTACAACCCTGATTTGGCATGGGAACGGCTTAAAGCTGAAGTGAATGTTGCTCCCGCCGACCCCACAACATATCAGCAACCATATATTTACGGCACTATGCATGGCTTCTGA
- the fliL gene encoding flagellar basal body-associated protein FliL, which translates to MASTTATQQPIVTVKSGRMKRILLIAAGLIVLLGAGGAGAYYYFLHKPGLGQLTKLAPSAPPVFFPLESMTVNLQSDDTMHYLRIGLTLKLPDQKAQSALTERMPEVRSHILMLLSAKRPDDLAGIDGKRELAKELLETVQKTGGTPDSPARVQEVLFTEFVVQ; encoded by the coding sequence ATGGCAAGCACCACCGCAACTCAACAACCCATCGTCACCGTGAAAAGCGGCAGGATGAAGCGCATCTTGCTCATCGCGGCGGGTCTTATCGTTTTGCTGGGCGCCGGCGGGGCTGGTGCTTACTACTACTTCCTGCACAAGCCCGGTTTGGGTCAGCTGACAAAACTGGCGCCCTCCGCGCCCCCGGTGTTCTTCCCGCTGGAGTCGATGACGGTCAATCTCCAATCCGACGACACCATGCATTACTTGCGTATCGGCTTGACGCTGAAGCTGCCGGACCAGAAGGCGCAATCCGCGCTGACCGAACGCATGCCAGAGGTACGCAGCCACATTCTGATGTTGTTATCGGCGAAGCGGCCGGACGATCTGGCCGGGATCGACGGCAAGCGTGAGCTTGCGAAGGAACTGCTGGAGACGGTCCAGAAGACGGGTGGCACGCCGGACAGTCCGGCGCGTGTCCAGGAAGTGTTGTTCACGGAATTCGTCGTTCAATAA